The following proteins are encoded in a genomic region of Acetobacter oryzoeni:
- the secG gene encoding preprotein translocase subunit SecG translates to MTTALLILHFCVTIALIGVVLIQRSEGGGLGIGSSQGMGAFMSGRGTANLLTRTTAVLAGVFMLLSLLLAVLYKGSVTGEGHDILAQPPAATTPAPAAPAHP, encoded by the coding sequence ATGACCACAGCCCTGCTGATCCTGCATTTCTGTGTGACCATAGCCCTGATTGGCGTTGTGCTAATTCAGCGGAGTGAAGGCGGTGGCCTTGGAATTGGCAGCAGCCAGGGCATGGGGGCTTTCATGTCCGGCCGTGGAACAGCCAACCTGCTTACGCGCACAACGGCTGTGCTGGCTGGTGTGTTCATGCTGCTTTCCCTGTTGCTGGCCGTGCTTTACAAAGGCTCTGTTACGGGTGAAGGGCACGATATTCTGGCCCAGCCCCCGGCAGCCACCACGCCCGCGCCTGCTGCTCCGGCGCATCCGTAA